A single window of Xylocopilactobacillus apicola DNA harbors:
- a CDS encoding ABC transporter ATP-binding protein: MIEIKDLVKEFDHHKIFDRFNLEVEQGELIALTGPSGSGKSTLLNILGLIDNFDSGSYRLFDEENIKVNSKRAGKIIRERISYLFQNFALIDSATVEDNLLMALKYRKESRQAKKKIITQSLKSVGLDGYEGKKVFSLSGGEQQRVAIARVLIKQSDLVLADEPTGSLDSKNRNEVLELLMNIHKEGKTVIIVTHDQFVADSCQRVISIG; the protein is encoded by the coding sequence ATAATAGAAATTAAAGATCTTGTAAAAGAATTTGACCATCACAAAATATTTGATCGATTTAATCTTGAGGTAGAACAAGGTGAATTAATTGCACTAACTGGTCCGAGTGGATCGGGGAAAAGTACATTGTTAAACATCTTGGGTTTGATCGATAACTTTGATAGTGGTTCATATCGGCTTTTTGATGAAGAAAATATCAAAGTTAATTCTAAACGGGCGGGCAAAATAATTCGTGAAAGAATCAGTTATTTGTTTCAAAATTTTGCTCTGATTGACTCAGCGACAGTTGAAGATAACCTATTAATGGCTCTAAAGTACCGCAAAGAGTCGAGGCAGGCCAAAAAAAAGATCATCACTCAGTCTCTTAAGAGTGTCGGACTAGATGGATATGAAGGTAAGAAAGTTTTTTCGTTGTCGGGCGGTGAGCAGCAACGAGTTGCGATCGCGCGGGTGTTAATTAAACAGAGTGATTTGGTACTTGCTGACGAACCAACTGGTTCTCTCGATTCCAAAAATCGTAATGAAGTTCTTGAATTGCTGATGAATATCCATAAGGAAGGTAAAACGGTAATCATTGTTACTCACGATCAATTTGTTGCCGATAGCTGTCAGCGAGTTATTTCCATTGGATAA
- a CDS encoding MFS transporter — MAGKKIAGRGVVMVAVFIATFMTSVEVTIVTTALPSIISSLHGLAAQSWIMSAYLLTMAITTPIYGKLADSWGRQKIFQWGVVVFTLGSLFSGLAPNMGLLIAARALQGIGAGAVMPLTFTIIADYYDFQERAKVLAFNNTAWALSALVGPMIGGFLVDNLSWHWVFFVNVPLGILVFILIQVAYRNDNFTPEKLKMDTMGIVWLSAALISLLLGVEFLASSLPLSFGLFVVTLVTLYLFIRTEKRVADPLISPKMFANRTFSIQIATTTILSGVLMGYEAYFPIWLQALYRVNATKAGLVVTSSSLMWLVASFFVGALISHFIPKKISLFALTILLISYFSLCFASLEFPIWLFYVIAMVNGACIGTVNNMNLILAQQLAPAEMMGSASSIVTLGRSLGQTVMNGVYGTILNIVINATRGSIPFAKINEVISSSSSSARPDPAMAQVILNGLHGIYISATVILVICWLYNMTDPLKEIVKE; from the coding sequence ATGGCAGGCAAGAAAATTGCGGGCCGCGGTGTTGTCATGGTCGCGGTCTTTATCGCCACTTTTATGACAAGCGTGGAGGTGACGATTGTCACCACTGCGTTGCCGTCAATTATTAGTTCGCTGCATGGGTTGGCAGCACAAAGTTGGATTATGAGCGCCTATTTATTGACGATGGCTATCACAACTCCGATTTATGGTAAGCTCGCCGATTCTTGGGGACGGCAAAAGATTTTTCAATGGGGCGTTGTGGTCTTCACGCTCGGTTCGCTTTTTAGCGGGCTAGCGCCAAACATGGGGTTGCTGATTGCGGCTCGGGCGCTGCAGGGCATTGGTGCGGGAGCAGTGATGCCCCTGACTTTCACGATCATCGCCGATTACTATGATTTTCAAGAGCGTGCCAAGGTCTTAGCATTTAATAACACCGCTTGGGCGCTCTCGGCTCTTGTTGGACCGATGATCGGCGGATTTCTAGTCGACAATTTGTCCTGGCACTGGGTCTTCTTTGTCAACGTCCCGCTTGGGATTTTGGTTTTTATCTTGATTCAAGTAGCTTATCGAAACGACAATTTCACGCCGGAAAAACTAAAAATGGACACAATGGGCATCGTTTGGTTATCGGCTGCATTGATTAGTCTACTGTTGGGCGTTGAGTTTCTCGCAAGTTCTTTGCCACTCAGCTTTGGCTTGTTCGTCGTTACTTTAGTTACTCTTTACTTGTTTATCCGCACGGAAAAAAGAGTCGCTGACCCTTTGATTTCGCCGAAAATGTTCGCTAATCGCACTTTTTCTATTCAAATTGCAACGACCACGATTTTAAGCGGCGTCTTGATGGGCTATGAAGCATATTTTCCAATCTGGCTCCAGGCTTTGTATCGAGTTAATGCAACTAAGGCGGGACTAGTGGTGACTTCAAGTTCTTTGATGTGGTTGGTCGCATCGTTTTTTGTCGGGGCGCTGATTAGTCATTTTATTCCGAAAAAAATCAGTTTATTCGCCCTGACGATTCTTCTGATTTCTTATTTTTCACTTTGTTTTGCCAGTCTTGAGTTTCCGATCTGGCTGTTTTATGTGATTGCAATGGTCAACGGCGCGTGCATCGGGACAGTCAACAATATGAATTTAATTTTGGCTCAGCAGTTGGCGCCCGCCGAGATGATGGGTTCGGCTTCTTCGATCGTGACTTTGGGCAGGTCGCTCGGGCAGACCGTAATGAACGGAGTTTACGGCACGATTTTAAATATTGTGATCAATGCCACACGCGGGTCAATTCCATTTGCCAAGATTAATGAAGTGATCAGCTCCAGCTCCTCGTCCGCTCGCCCTGATCCTGCGATGGCGCAGGTGATCTTGAATGGACTGCACGGAATTTATATCTCAGCGACGGTGATTTTGGTTATTTGTTGGCTTTATAACATGACCGATCCACTCAAGGAAATTGTTAAAGAGTAA
- a CDS encoding arsenate reductase family protein, with protein MKITVLQYPPCSTCKKALKWLNDHNIEYQDRNIKTNNPTKAELEAWYHKSDYPLKRFFNTSGQKYRELNLKDKIGTASEDELLTILATDGMLVKRPLVIGSDFVLVGFKEAEWEEKLL; from the coding sequence ATGAAAATAACAGTTTTACAATATCCGCCATGCAGCACTTGTAAGAAAGCATTGAAATGGTTAAACGATCACAACATTGAGTATCAAGATCGAAACATCAAGACAAATAATCCAACCAAAGCCGAGTTAGAGGCTTGGTACCACAAGTCAGATTATCCGCTCAAAAGATTCTTCAATACGTCGGGGCAGAAATACCGCGAGCTAAATCTAAAGGACAAAATCGGTACCGCCAGCGAAGATGAACTTTTGACAATCTTGGCGACTGACGGCATGCTGGTTAAAAGACCGCTCGTGATCGGCTCCGACTTCGTTCTCGTCGGCTTTAAAGAAGCTGAGTGGGAAGAAAAATTGCTCTAA
- a CDS encoding lectin-like domain-containing protein has protein sequence MKLLRRLSAMLLVLSGIWVLAFAFTAKIDSNAAEFPDHVANGSDFRGGHLANSFGNDLLQPKLERILDPISTLPNETQYFFSAVGESVVLLNDNGNWDSIEITKPIQSQNGGAVLNTALDMTKDFTFSWDLKFDSGNSYIANGLGFVLHPLYRPKETVIDSQGGPSITLPAVIGRKFPGNLAVTDPNDPMNGQTLRSLGPGGGYLGISDLMNAIGFKINTYYVYNNYQRPKQEGTYYGHRNHFDVGGMGFYGITDEESLEGMTPRVHTPYGAFVSTDNTGYSSQPYYPANLNDDPVKSISDANGSVNGEAFKVFNYRWHPMTIAYTASTKTLKVTIADDTGTKKVNWSRTLSPGEQAIIADRKNWAFAIAGSTGGGSEGKSIRNVYGTFTPAEPSVIVRHVDENGNDIKDAATTSLADWQLTHPGSTHFVDSSSTETLEKNGYTYRRAQVNGTFFENGTRINRRLDRAGLDAEVTKNGSVWSVSTEFKSSTFINYVYRRELPNESPDVSATLTMSVNGGAFGNTVDIWPGDTVAFKYSAKNTNMPIWSKVTAVQSLGGLFEAPSGFTVKDGLLYVPLNNGTSNTLRTGQIGENMVSMVYKGVENANLTANDTGQVTITYHPTAPNTSPISEIASKVAIYDQSLQLVDSDGNPVYGSYFYNADNNLAPLASSDPVFHLGNFIPTTNTVKQTDQGWWNIDETTKVLTIYPHKLDGAVDALNAEWPWHNRASEITRVVVKPGVTAAGSLKNLFADLSNATEMDIRSLDTSDVTDYTAIFQNCNNLKTLDLTNFKVKNGASTEQMLSGTSSLWKLTLGAETKLGSTTGLPNPNIQAQISDGGETYYCTDPQWKEVGTGSDHDAKGAVRLAAQIISDSQSSTTAKIYVWDQTGRCTMTVPSSINFGRQELKTSEITATSANQTVAISDTRNVRKHKKWHLEAEATRFKNNRNQEIAADPLIYADTAGDHPLSATPIVLGEQQVPGLLFQDNWSLPWNLKIKLNPRLVPGGGKYQSTVTFTLIDVAGL, from the coding sequence ATGAAATTACTTAGAAGGCTCAGTGCAATGTTGTTAGTTTTGAGTGGGATTTGGGTGTTGGCTTTTGCGTTTACTGCCAAGATTGACAGCAACGCCGCTGAATTTCCGGATCATGTAGCTAATGGTAGCGATTTCAGGGGGGGGCATTTAGCTAACTCCTTTGGAAATGACTTGCTTCAGCCAAAGTTAGAACGAATACTTGACCCGATCTCAACTTTGCCAAACGAAACGCAGTATTTCTTTTCAGCGGTTGGTGAATCGGTCGTTCTGTTAAACGATAACGGCAATTGGGATAGTATCGAGATTACTAAGCCGATTCAGTCGCAAAATGGCGGTGCTGTTTTAAATACTGCGCTCGATATGACAAAGGATTTTACTTTTAGCTGGGATTTGAAGTTTGATAGCGGTAATAGTTATATTGCTAATGGTTTAGGTTTTGTCCTGCACCCGTTGTATCGCCCTAAAGAAACCGTGATCGATTCCCAAGGTGGTCCAAGTATTACTTTGCCAGCGGTCATTGGACGGAAATTTCCGGGCAACCTTGCGGTGACTGATCCTAATGATCCAATGAACGGTCAAACTCTGCGTTCACTGGGTCCTGGTGGCGGGTATCTCGGAATCAGTGATTTAATGAACGCTATTGGTTTTAAGATTAACACTTATTACGTTTATAATAACTATCAAAGACCGAAACAAGAGGGAACTTATTACGGTCATCGGAATCATTTTGACGTTGGCGGAATGGGGTTCTATGGAATTACTGATGAAGAGAGTTTAGAAGGTATGACACCTCGAGTGCATACCCCTTACGGAGCTTTTGTTTCGACAGACAATACTGGCTATTCAAGTCAACCTTATTATCCCGCCAATCTTAATGATGATCCTGTAAAATCGATCAGTGACGCTAATGGAAGTGTTAATGGAGAAGCATTTAAGGTTTTTAATTACCGTTGGCATCCAATGACCATTGCTTACACTGCAAGCACTAAAACGCTAAAAGTAACAATTGCTGATGACACAGGGACTAAGAAAGTTAATTGGAGTCGAACGTTAAGTCCGGGGGAACAGGCAATTATTGCCGATCGGAAGAACTGGGCTTTTGCAATTGCGGGGTCAACCGGTGGTGGTTCTGAAGGAAAAAGCATTCGGAACGTCTACGGAACTTTTACACCCGCCGAGCCGAGTGTAATTGTGCGCCATGTCGATGAGAACGGAAATGATATTAAAGATGCTGCTACCACTTCGCTTGCTGATTGGCAGCTTACACATCCAGGATCCACGCATTTTGTTGATTCATCAAGCACCGAAACGCTGGAGAAGAACGGCTACACATACCGTCGAGCACAAGTCAACGGAACTTTCTTTGAGAACGGCACCCGAATCAATCGCCGACTTGATCGAGCTGGTTTGGACGCCGAAGTAACCAAGAATGGCAGCGTTTGGAGTGTATCGACTGAATTTAAATCATCAACCTTCATTAACTATGTTTATCGGCGTGAATTACCGAATGAAAGTCCAGACGTTAGTGCGACTTTAACAATGAGTGTTAACGGTGGCGCTTTTGGGAATACCGTTGACATTTGGCCTGGCGATACCGTTGCATTCAAATACAGTGCGAAGAATACCAATATGCCAATCTGGTCGAAAGTAACCGCCGTGCAGTCGTTGGGTGGATTATTTGAAGCACCAAGTGGGTTTACAGTCAAAGACGGATTATTGTACGTTCCACTAAATAATGGTACTTCAAATACTTTAAGAACTGGACAGATCGGTGAGAACATGGTATCGATGGTCTACAAAGGAGTCGAAAATGCGAATTTGACGGCTAATGATACGGGACAAGTGACGATTACTTATCACCCGACCGCACCGAATACTTCGCCAATTTCCGAGATTGCTTCCAAGGTTGCAATTTATGATCAATCGCTGCAGTTGGTGGATAGTGATGGCAATCCTGTGTACGGCTCGTATTTCTATAATGCTGATAATAACTTAGCACCACTTGCCAGTAGCGATCCGGTGTTCCATTTAGGGAACTTCATTCCAACTACGAATACCGTGAAACAGACCGACCAAGGCTGGTGGAATATTGATGAGACAACGAAAGTGCTGACGATTTATCCGCATAAATTAGACGGAGCTGTAGACGCGCTTAATGCAGAGTGGCCGTGGCACAATCGGGCGAGTGAAATCACCAGAGTTGTGGTGAAACCGGGCGTTACCGCTGCAGGTTCGCTAAAGAATCTATTTGCTGATTTGAGCAATGCAACGGAAATGGATATTAGATCACTTGATACGAGTGATGTGACTGATTATACTGCAATCTTTCAGAATTGTAATAACCTTAAAACACTCGATCTGACCAACTTCAAGGTGAAGAACGGAGCCAGCACGGAGCAGATGTTGAGCGGAACTAGTAGTTTGTGGAAACTCACACTAGGAGCTGAGACTAAATTGGGATCGACAACAGGACTACCAAATCCTAATATTCAGGCTCAAATTAGTGATGGAGGCGAGACTTATTATTGTACTGATCCTCAGTGGAAGGAAGTTGGTACAGGAAGCGATCACGATGCCAAAGGGGCAGTAAGACTTGCTGCCCAGATTATTAGTGACTCGCAATCGAGTACGACAGCGAAGATTTATGTCTGGGATCAGACAGGACGGTGTACGATGACGGTTCCGAGTTCAATTAATTTTGGCAGACAAGAGCTCAAGACTTCAGAAATTACAGCGACAAGTGCGAATCAAACTGTTGCGATTAGCGATACGAGAAATGTCCGTAAACACAAGAAGTGGCATCTTGAAGCAGAAGCGACACGATTTAAGAATAATAGAAATCAAGAAATTGCCGCAGATCCTTTGATCTATGCAGATACTGCGGGAGATCATCCATTAAGCGCAACACCAATAGTGCTGGGCGAACAGCAAGTTCCAGGTTTATTGTTTCAAGATAACTGGAGTCTGCCGTGGAATTTAAAGATCAAGTTAAATCCGCGTCTTGTTCCAGGAGGAGGCAAGTATCAGTCCACAGTCACGTTTACGTTGATAGACGTTGCGGGGCTATAA
- a CDS encoding type II toxin-antitoxin system YafQ family toxin, with amino-acid sequence MSKFEVKFSSNFKRNFSGGRYKKDDFLVIFDILTKGHSIPEKYFDHQLVNRKPVRELHIKPDWLLIYKYIDENTIRLIDTGTHSDLFD; translated from the coding sequence ATGAGTAAATTTGAGGTTAAGTTTTCTTCTAATTTTAAGCGCAATTTTTCAGGGGGAAGGTATAAGAAAGACGATTTTCTGGTAATTTTTGATATTCTAACTAAGGGACATAGTATCCCGGAAAAATATTTTGATCATCAGCTAGTTAATAGAAAGCCAGTGCGTGAACTTCATATTAAACCTGATTGGTTATTAATTTATAAGTATATTGATGAAAATACAATTAGGCTCATTGATACTGGAACACATTCCGATCTTTTTGATTAA
- a CDS encoding response regulator transcription factor, with translation MLKIVLVDDDHLVTQALTTIINAEDDLEVVASAHEASDAVNLYHQFHPDVVLLDIRIGESSGLTAAKEILGSDPNAKILLLTTFSDDEYLEKSLQLGVKGYLIKQNLAAIVPAIHTAALNQTVFSPEIMKKLQSSYTKPTPKIELTQREQEILTLVAQGLNNKEIAEQTFLSSGTVRNYISQLLEKLKLRDRTQLAIFYYQNFKH, from the coding sequence ATGCTGAAAATAGTCTTAGTTGATGATGACCATTTGGTTACTCAAGCACTAACAACAATTATCAATGCCGAAGACGACCTGGAAGTTGTCGCAAGCGCCCACGAAGCCAGTGATGCCGTGAATCTTTATCATCAATTTCACCCCGATGTCGTGCTCCTCGATATTCGAATTGGTGAGTCGTCTGGTCTCACTGCAGCTAAAGAAATTCTTGGATCTGACCCGAACGCCAAAATTCTCCTTTTGACTACTTTTTCTGATGATGAGTACCTCGAAAAATCGTTACAGCTGGGGGTCAAAGGATATTTAATTAAGCAAAATCTAGCGGCAATTGTCCCTGCCATTCACACCGCTGCTCTCAACCAAACGGTCTTTAGTCCGGAAATCATGAAAAAACTGCAAAGCTCTTACACTAAACCTACGCCTAAAATTGAACTAACTCAACGAGAACAAGAAATATTAACGCTTGTAGCTCAAGGACTTAACAACAAAGAAATTGCTGAACAAACATTTTTAAGTTCGGGTACAGTTCGTAATTATATCAGCCAACTTCTCGAAAAGTTAAAACTCCGTGATCGCACACAGCTGGCAATTTTTTACTACCAGAATTTTAAGCATTAA
- a CDS encoding sensor histidine kinase produces MKLKTHFYLEIGLLTAVGIVLMCSQGFDPLMIRVVLISIISLNLSFWLPAGDLLITVFIACLALYDASFICFFPFIVRLTKPHNLFPLMIPLIINVNWLKMLVLLFCLLALYFSYADQELGKIRRKKQELQDDSFEQFATLQQQNLALESKEQTKLQLQLAEERNRIARDIHDNVGHLLSSSIIQLGAIEILNQDPKITEPLSELSSTVNQAMDSIRASVHGIQEKSLTLSQALKPIVADFTFCALTIKGEPFAETSLEQNQIILMTIKEALTNVIKHSGADQVLIKFQELPAFYQVQIKDNGKNLKEIARGMGLTSMQQRAEEIHGQLHLHQNAEGLTITLVLPRKDQNAENSLS; encoded by the coding sequence ATGAAACTAAAAACTCACTTTTATTTAGAAATTGGCTTGCTAACTGCTGTTGGGATCGTTTTAATGTGCAGTCAGGGATTTGACCCGCTAATGATTCGGGTTGTGTTAATTAGCATTATTAGCCTTAATCTCAGTTTCTGGCTCCCCGCAGGAGATTTGTTAATAACGGTTTTTATCGCTTGCTTGGCGCTATATGATGCGAGCTTTATTTGCTTCTTCCCTTTTATTGTCCGCCTGACAAAGCCTCACAACTTATTTCCCCTAATGATTCCACTAATCATCAATGTCAACTGGCTGAAAATGCTAGTTCTTTTATTTTGTCTCCTTGCGCTTTATTTTAGTTATGCCGATCAGGAGTTGGGCAAAATCAGACGAAAGAAGCAAGAACTACAAGATGATAGTTTTGAACAATTTGCGACGCTCCAACAACAAAATCTGGCACTTGAATCAAAAGAACAAACGAAGCTGCAACTTCAATTAGCTGAAGAGCGCAATCGAATTGCCCGCGATATTCACGATAACGTCGGACACTTATTATCCAGTAGTATTATTCAGCTCGGTGCGATCGAGATTTTAAATCAAGATCCAAAAATTACCGAACCGCTATCTGAACTAAGCAGCACCGTTAATCAGGCGATGGATAGTATCAGAGCTAGTGTTCACGGAATTCAGGAAAAATCTCTAACTTTGAGCCAAGCCCTAAAGCCGATCGTTGCTGATTTTACTTTTTGCGCTCTTACAATTAAAGGGGAACCTTTTGCCGAAACATCTTTAGAGCAAAATCAAATTATTCTCATGACGATTAAAGAGGCACTCACCAACGTAATCAAACACTCTGGTGCCGATCAGGTTCTGATTAAATTTCAAGAACTCCCGGCATTCTATCAAGTTCAAATTAAAGATAATGGCAAGAATCTAAAAGAAATCGCCCGAGGCATGGGATTAACGAGCATGCAGCAGCGAGCCGAAGAAATTCACGGTCAACTTCATCTCCATCAAAACGCCGAAGGATTAACGATAACTTTAGTTCTCCCTAGAAAGGATCAAAATGCTGAAAATAGTCTTAGTTGA
- a CDS encoding ABC transporter ATP-binding protein gives MIIDVQNLVKRYRELTALNHVDLQVQEGDILGLLGPNGSGKSTMINCILSLLSYDRGEIKVFDQTMKPDSYAIKERIGIVPQELAFFKELTVQENISYYCGLYLKDRAQVAKNVDQTIELVGLQDFTKFYPKQLSGGLARRLNIACGIAHQPELIFLDEPTVAVDPQSRNRILESIKELNKNGATIVYTTHYMEEVEFLCNRIVILDHGSVIAQGSADELKAMVKANEKIVITVPMITSEQQADLLKLPAVQELNYADQSLEITSGDLEQTMLPVLEYLQQAKVAYADLHTKEVTLNDVFLTITGRELRDEA, from the coding sequence ATGATTATCGATGTTCAGAATTTGGTTAAACGCTATCGCGAGTTGACGGCGCTTAATCACGTGGATTTACAAGTTCAAGAAGGCGACATTCTTGGATTGTTGGGACCAAACGGCAGTGGTAAATCGACGATGATTAATTGTATTTTATCACTACTTAGTTACGATCGGGGCGAAATCAAAGTTTTTGATCAGACGATGAAGCCAGATAGCTACGCAATTAAAGAGCGCATTGGGATTGTTCCGCAAGAGCTGGCTTTTTTTAAAGAGCTCACGGTGCAAGAAAATATTAGTTACTACTGTGGATTGTATCTCAAAGATCGGGCACAGGTAGCAAAGAATGTGGATCAAACAATTGAATTAGTTGGCTTGCAGGACTTTACTAAATTTTATCCCAAGCAGCTGAGTGGTGGCTTGGCTCGACGCCTTAACATTGCTTGTGGAATTGCTCATCAGCCTGAATTAATATTTTTAGATGAACCGACAGTTGCCGTGGATCCCCAAAGTCGGAATCGAATTTTGGAGAGCATTAAAGAGTTAAATAAAAATGGCGCGACAATTGTTTATACGACTCACTATATGGAAGAAGTCGAGTTTTTGTGTAATCGAATTGTGATCTTAGATCACGGTTCGGTCATTGCGCAAGGTTCCGCCGACGAGCTTAAAGCAATGGTCAAAGCTAACGAAAAGATTGTGATAACCGTCCCGATGATTACAAGTGAGCAGCAAGCTGATTTGTTGAAGCTGCCAGCGGTGCAAGAACTTAATTACGCCGATCAAAGTTTGGAAATTACGAGCGGTGATCTAGAGCAAACGATGCTGCCGGTGCTTGAATATTTGCAGCAGGCAAAAGTCGCTTACGCTGATCTTCATACCAAAGAGGTGACGTTAAATGATGTGTTCTTAACAATTACCGGTCGTGAGTTGAGGGACGAAGCATGA
- a CDS encoding ABC transporter permease, which produces MMKHLIYYRVKVLLGNRFLLFWTLVFPLVMGLFFKMVFSNLDQIQMLDNSTPVAVVGNDQELRRGLAEVKNENKSVFKVSHLSQSEAQKKLTAGELVGYYDTNSQPIKLVIAQNGVEQNILKDILSRYEQNRAMFTELSKSHPVNLKVPDDHYTFNQAKSRNFSIMSFYFFTLIAMAVGYGVQFGLRNAEDEQADQSENGIRLTLTPIPKMLVVISNLIAALIVFYAIVLIVLAVFHWGYQVDFGNRWGLILLVCLMGSVLQICMGKFIGNLMSKRSYSQKLGVVSLMVSLLTVLAGMMGTQGIKHWIDLNLPLLGKLNAVNLISDSIYQLFFYQSLTTFYQNLVWLLGLTILFVLLDYRFERRVQYVSL; this is translated from the coding sequence ATGATGAAACATTTGATTTATTACCGAGTTAAAGTGCTGCTCGGTAACCGGTTCTTACTTTTTTGGACGCTGGTGTTCCCGTTAGTCATGGGACTTTTCTTTAAAATGGTTTTTAGTAATTTAGACCAAATTCAAATGTTAGACAACAGCACGCCGGTTGCCGTGGTGGGAAATGATCAGGAACTTCGGCGGGGGTTAGCTGAGGTAAAAAATGAAAACAAGTCAGTTTTTAAAGTGAGTCATTTAAGCCAATCAGAAGCTCAAAAGAAATTAACTGCAGGAGAATTGGTAGGATATTATGATACAAATTCCCAGCCAATTAAATTAGTAATTGCTCAAAACGGCGTCGAACAAAATATTTTAAAAGATATTTTGAGCCGTTATGAACAAAATCGTGCCATGTTTACGGAATTGTCAAAGTCCCATCCTGTAAATTTGAAGGTGCCTGATGATCACTACACCTTTAATCAAGCCAAAAGTCGTAACTTTAGCATTATGAGTTTTTATTTCTTTACTTTAATTGCGATGGCAGTCGGCTATGGTGTGCAATTTGGTCTGCGTAATGCCGAAGACGAGCAGGCGGATCAATCAGAAAACGGCATTCGGCTCACTTTAACGCCGATTCCCAAAATGTTGGTTGTCATTAGTAATTTAATTGCAGCGCTAATTGTCTTTTATGCGATCGTCTTGATCGTTTTAGCAGTTTTCCATTGGGGTTATCAGGTCGATTTTGGCAACCGGTGGGGATTAATTCTCTTGGTTTGTTTGATGGGGAGCGTTTTGCAAATTTGTATGGGCAAATTTATCGGCAATTTAATGAGTAAGCGAAGCTATTCGCAAAAACTCGGGGTTGTGAGTCTGATGGTATCGTTATTAACCGTACTTGCTGGGATGATGGGTACTCAGGGTATCAAACATTGGATTGATTTAAATTTGCCGCTTTTGGGTAAGCTCAATGCAGTTAACCTGATCAGCGACAGCATTTATCAATTATTCTTTTACCAGTCCTTAACAACTTTTTATCAAAATTTAGTCTGGCTGTTAGGGCTGACAATTCTTTTTGTGCTCTTAGATTATCGATTCGAAAGGCGGGTTCAGTATGTCAGTTTATAA